The Deltaproteobacteria bacterium genome has a segment encoding these proteins:
- a CDS encoding DUF362 domain-containing protein — translation MDFPGVYRIRQTFDRTAVKDIRGTVRTELARLSLDEVRSGHRVAVTAGSRGVAHMAEIIGAIVEHVKYLGAVPFIFPAMGSHGGATAEGQAALLAHYGITEESVGAPVVSSMEVTEIGKTGDGVPVFVDSHALEADHIVVVNRIKCHTKFKGPVESGLMKMMAIGMGKQRGADLYHRAAIHYTFPKIIIDAARIVMEKAPVLCGVAIVENGYGETARIEALRPEQIEMREKELLALAKKMMPRLPFETIDLLIVDEMGKDISGVGIDPNVTGRNRDLLRVFPHPVQVKRLFVRDLTDRSEGNATGIGLADLTTRRL, via the coding sequence ATGGATTTTCCAGGAGTCTACCGGATCCGCCAGACCTTTGACAGGACGGCGGTAAAAGACATCAGGGGGACGGTCAGGACCGAGCTTGCCCGGCTGTCCTTGGACGAGGTAAGAAGCGGCCACCGCGTGGCCGTCACGGCCGGAAGCCGTGGGGTCGCCCACATGGCCGAAATCATCGGGGCCATAGTCGAACACGTGAAGTACCTCGGAGCCGTGCCTTTCATATTTCCGGCCATGGGAAGCCACGGGGGGGCGACGGCAGAGGGACAGGCGGCCCTCCTGGCCCATTACGGCATAACCGAAGAGTCGGTGGGAGCCCCCGTCGTATCCTCCATGGAGGTGACCGAGATCGGAAAGACCGGGGACGGCGTCCCGGTATTCGTGGACAGCCACGCCCTGGAGGCCGACCATATCGTGGTGGTCAACCGGATCAAGTGCCACACGAAGTTCAAGGGACCCGTGGAGAGCGGGCTGATGAAGATGATGGCAATCGGCATGGGCAAGCAGAGGGGCGCCGATCTCTACCACAGGGCTGCAATCCACTATACCTTTCCGAAGATCATCATCGATGCGGCCAGGATCGTAATGGAGAAGGCCCCCGTCTTGTGCGGCGTGGCCATCGTGGAGAACGGTTACGGCGAGACGGCCAGGATCGAGGCCCTGAGGCCCGAACAGATCGAGATGAGGGAAAAGGAGCTCCTGGCCCTGGCCAAAAAAATGATGCCGAGGCTCCCCTTCGAGACCATCGACCTGCTCATCGTCGACGAGATGGGCAAAGACATCAGCGGCGTGGGGATCGACCCGAACGTCACGGGACGGAACCGGGATCTCCTGCGCGTCTTCCCCCACCCGGTCCAGGTCAAGAGGCTCTTCGTGCGCGACCTGACAGACAGGTCCGAGGGGAACGCCACTGGGATCGGCCTGGCCGACCTGACCACACGGAGGCT